A portion of the Saccharospirillaceae bacterium genome contains these proteins:
- a CDS encoding DUF2157 domain-containing protein: MKITRQQLTNAASANIISMQQADDLYRFLQTQDPNNARFSFTHVLYYLGGLVAIGAMTLFMNLGWETFGGAGIVCISLLYAAVGLLFSQKFAARNLHIPAAICATFVVCLTPMAIYGIQQWLGIWPDDSVYRDYHRYVQWHWLYMELGTLVVGCAIAWHYKYPFLMMPIAVTLWYMSMDITAMLTGGDYDWELRKLVSMHSGLLMIGLAFWVDIRSRHRADYAFWMYIFGVLAFWGGLSLQHSDSELSRLLYFGINLLMIFTGVLIVRRVFVVLGAIGSCIYLGHLASTVFRDSWLFPVSLTAIGLGIIYLGVLWQKYEHSIAIRAQQFLPNSVQELLANRN; the protein is encoded by the coding sequence ATGAAGATCACCCGTCAACAGTTAACCAATGCCGCCAGCGCGAATATCATTTCGATGCAACAGGCGGATGACCTTTATCGGTTCCTGCAAACACAGGACCCAAACAACGCACGCTTCAGTTTTACCCATGTGCTGTATTACCTCGGAGGCCTTGTCGCCATTGGTGCGATGACCTTATTTATGAATCTGGGATGGGAGACCTTTGGGGGTGCGGGCATTGTATGTATCTCGTTACTTTATGCCGCGGTAGGATTGTTATTCAGCCAGAAGTTTGCTGCCCGAAACCTGCATATCCCGGCCGCTATCTGCGCCACCTTTGTCGTTTGCTTAACGCCAATGGCGATCTACGGCATACAACAATGGCTCGGTATCTGGCCAGACGACAGTGTATATCGTGACTATCACAGATACGTGCAATGGCACTGGCTGTATATGGAGCTGGGCACCCTGGTGGTGGGGTGTGCCATCGCCTGGCACTATAAATACCCGTTCCTGATGATGCCAATAGCCGTGACGCTCTGGTATATGAGTATGGATATCACTGCGATGTTAACCGGTGGTGACTATGACTGGGAACTGCGCAAACTGGTATCGATGCACAGCGGCCTGCTGATGATCGGCTTAGCTTTCTGGGTTGATATCCGTTCACGTCACCGTGCTGATTATGCGTTCTGGATGTATATCTTCGGCGTACTGGCTTTCTGGGGTGGTTTGTCGTTGCAACATTCAGACAGCGAGTTATCAAGATTGCTGTATTTCGGTATTAATTTGCTGATGATTTTCACCGGAGTATTGATCGTTCGTCGCGTATTTGTCGTATTGGGTGCCATTGGTAGCTGTATTTACCTGGGTCATCTGGCATCAACCGTGTTCCGCGACAGCTGGTTGTTCCCGGTTTCACTGACAGCCATTGGTTTGGGCATTATTTATCTCGGTGTGTTGTGGCAAAAATATGAACACTCTATCGCAATCCGTGCTCAACAGTTTCTGCCAAACTCTGTGCAGGAATTATTAGCCAACCGGAACTGA
- a CDS encoding TetR/AcrR family transcriptional regulator — protein MARRKDHTHEQIQALAIAALQQHLAEQPLGNMSLRKLARRIGYSPGTLINVFGSYDQLLLSVNAATLDSLSARLTLKSDSEKNDHKQTGNKPHKNDQQPLTRLLAYGQSYLQFAEQNRYLWQLLFEHRLPEDEEVPDWQQQRIDGLFRTVEQALTEVAPQTDVAAVQQAARTIWASVHGVCSLSLDDKLFADSLTDAGAMVESLIRNYVMAWSNQVDV, from the coding sequence ATGGCACGCAGAAAAGACCACACCCACGAGCAGATTCAGGCATTGGCGATTGCAGCACTGCAGCAGCATCTGGCAGAACAGCCACTGGGTAATATGAGCCTGCGCAAACTGGCTCGGCGCATTGGTTATTCGCCAGGCACGCTGATTAATGTGTTTGGCAGCTACGATCAGCTGTTGCTCAGTGTCAATGCGGCGACATTAGATAGCCTGTCGGCGCGGCTGACGCTCAAGTCAGATTCTGAAAAGAATGATCATAAGCAGACTGGCAATAAACCGCATAAAAACGACCAGCAACCCTTAACCCGGCTACTCGCCTATGGTCAGAGTTACCTGCAGTTTGCCGAGCAGAATCGGTATCTGTGGCAGTTGTTGTTCGAGCACAGATTGCCAGAAGACGAAGAAGTGCCAGACTGGCAGCAACAAAGAATTGATGGCCTGTTCCGCACGGTTGAACAGGCATTGACTGAGGTTGCGCCACAGACCGATGTTGCTGCGGTGCAGCAAGCGGCACGCACCATCTGGGCATCGGTCCACGGCGTATGCAGTTTGTCGCTGGATGATAAATTATTCGCGGATAGCCTGACGGATGCCGGTGCTATGGTTGAATCGTTAATTCGTAACTACGTTATGGCCTGGTCGAACCAGGTGGATGTTTAA